The DNA segment ACCAGCCACAGGGAGGAGTTGCAGCATGCGTATAAAATAGCCACAAACACGCACGTCCACGCCATCATATTTTTATTTCCGCGGTTACGTTTGAGCTTTGCGTAGAATCTGAAGGGACGCCATGGACTCAGATCCCAGCGTCTCCCCTGATGCGCCCAAGGTGAAGAGGACCTTTGACCAAATGTGAGTCCATTTCATTATGGAATACActagtgagcattttttggttgaaaagacgttgcacaGTGTGAACGTTTTTCGACGTCTGTTTATACcccatttcaacgtgatttttaaaACGGTAATGTTTCGCACTGTcacaacgtcgggccatagacgtcttttcaatgGAAAAATTGCTCATTGgcaacttacaagttacatacttggtcacagttgtcatgttacacattattttattaatttgtatgtattataaatataacactatacatataacacttgtactaattaaaaacaataactgAGTCACTTGaattgggatagtatacctgaaatgaGCTCCATCTCAGGCATCCACACTTGGTAATTCTTTGGGAATaggggaaaacagcagagaagtaggtgtgtacagtatgaacaacttaaagatgTCCAGTGCattcaattcctacgacagaaattattctaatattgaTAGTAGTAAGCAAGGTGTAAgccaggaccactgcagggacaacctccatccacagaaaccagtgaggagggaaagcacaaagacttcagggaaaaggcaaagttggtaatTTGGGTTTATGGTGACAGTAAAGTgactaataacaataataataataataaaagcagcAAGTCTGTTTGAACCCCGATTTATATATTGCTAcgtattacattataaacaagataacaatccATCTGCAACGTATGggatttctggagtaacatttccaggtatattacacagtatcatacTTCGCTTTAAGCACGCAGTATCGTACAATGTTTTGTCACCCTTGTTTACGGACCACAACTTGTTGTATTCATTTTGACCCGGTGCTTTAAAAACGTGTATTTTCGATAGGAAATGGGAATGGCAGTAATAtgttatgggtacagcaacaacccaacgcattagcaacaccaaacacacgaaacgtattctgggatgtttacttttggtcctgGTCAACATGCTgaacgctagcatgctccaaaCTAGCATGCTAGCAAACTACTTGCGCTAACGCTAATTAGCTCACCAAAAACTACAGTCTTTCCCgagtgggcagcacaagtaaaacaactGGTTATGGTTGCAGGTgcgcttcatccaaacactcacGTACTTACAGAGTATTGGAGCctgtagtcgtggttctatgagtcccgttcatgtcgctctgctgccgcaCAAACTTCGTCTCGTGCTGCATCCGGTCGAAGCGCTGCATGCggctaagaactcgcgcatgcgcgttacagacgTAATGTTTAATTACTTTGTCCTAAAAGCATCTTGTTAACAGCACACCGTCTATAGTTCCAcctttatgacgttttaagagaaatattaaatacctTGAAATCGTGTCTTTTGCGTGGACCAAATTACCCACCAGTTAataaattattatgaaaatgttAATTATATTATCGTCTCTCACATCACATTATCAAcaaatgtacgttttttttagctagttgatgtttcatccactttttagccggttgaaaagacgttgaaatgaggtcttagacgttttAATGAGACTGAAGCCAGCAGCCGCCCTCCTGCAACATAGAACACACCGAAATATCAATAACAGCTCAGCAGCAACAAACCCTTAAAAAATTATTGtaatcattatttattataattatttacagCAACTGTATATCATGAGCTGTTGGGGAAGGATGGAGGCCTGCGCAGAGAGGCCTCTCAGCATCTGTTTTCTACCGTGAGGAAAACTAACTCACGGAGATGCAACACATCGTGACACTAAGAAATCCACAAAAAGTACGTCTATGGCAATGACACCTTTAGTCTGCGGACTTCAACTTTATGTTGGTTTTACTCTCAGGGTGTTCGTCAACAGAAGTGTGACCATGGAAGACATCCAGTGTTATGGATTCGACATGGACTACACCATGGCAGGTATGAAACAGAAAgacctttgtgtgtgtaaactgcTGTGACACAATGACGAGGAGGCTTCAGATTCTCTGTCATATtcgattttttatttattaagctGCACAATGTGCTCTGACTTTAGGCTACTGATGCttcgttatgtgtgtgtgtgtttgtcttttgcaGTGTACAAGTCTCCTGACTACGAGAGCCTTGGCTTTGAGATGATAAGAGACAGAATGGTGTCTGTCGGATACCCTCACGAGCTTCTACGCTACACATACGACCCCAGCTTCCCCACGCGGTCAGTTTAAGTAGTACTAAGCAGCACTAAGAAGCACGCAACAATGAAATAATGCATTAATCTGAGGTACGGCTGCTAAATCAGGGTCAGTTAGCGAGCAGTTAAATCAACACTGGGAAAaccagagaaaacaaaaccaaaaattcTGATTGTAACACAAGCTGTTTTCAAGAATCTTTCAAGCAAAAATGCTAAACTCAAACACCAACTTGAGCTTTACGAAATGATGACTGGCATGTTTCACTATTTCAATCATTTACCCCCAAGTATAATCATCAGGTCGGTTGGCAAATAAAAGAATCACAAACTGCAGCACTCAAATACACATTGTTTCACAGTTCTTCTTCAACTGTCTGTTCAAGTCGTGATGACccccttttattcatttatttatttatttttctcctacGCCAGCGGTTTAGTGATCGACACCGCGTTTGGGAACCTCCTGAAGGTGGATTCAAATGGGAATATTTTGGTCTGCAGTCACGGCTTCCGCTTCCTCAAAGGGTAAAGAATATCTACCAATAAGAGATTACAGATGAGAACAGCTGAATCATTGTGGTTTCACTTGTTGTCAAACAACAGCAGTGAACAATCAATCGGTTTATCTAATTCGGTGGGTTTAAATTAGTTTAAAGTCACCCAGTCAgcttgtgtttgcgtgtttatttattgttatgttTGTGTTCCCCAGAGTCGACGTTCACCTCTACTACCCCAACAAGTTCATCCAAAGAGACAACACCGACCGTTTCCACACTCTCAACACTCTCTTCAATCTTTCCGGTATGAAATGCAGCTGAAGAAATCTTGaatttgacacaacattaaaagTTTGCATCTTAGAACTCTTGAGGACCACAAACAGATGAAATACTCACCTGCAGTAAAAGGAAATCAACTTTAAAGTGTAATTTACTGTTGTTTTCGTGCACTCTGCAGAGACTTACTTCTACAGCTGCCTTGTGGACTTCTTCACCAGATGCAACAGATACACAAAGTGAGTGGACTTGTTTGCTCGTTAAAAGCTTGACTATTCCTCACTTTTTCTAAATGGACTCTAAATGAACCGCTCAATTAGTTGTCAGACTTCCACCAGACTTTTATCTGCTGCTGTTGCATCTCCCCCAGCCTCCTGAAAGGTTTCCAGCATGGCGACTTGTTCATGTCCTACAGAAGCATGTTCCAGGACGTCCGAGACACGGTGGACTTCATTCACGACACGGTGAATTTCATTCattcccccacctcccccgccagttgttgttgtttgtgggaTCAGACTTGGTCTCTAACAGTTCTTTTTCGGTGTTTGTGCGCTTTAAAGGGAATCCTGAAGGAACGAACGATCAAGAACATGGAGAAATACGTTATCAGAGATGTGAGTAAACCGACCGGATGTTGCACCAAAATGACTAAAAGCATGTTTGAATAATCAACAGACGAATGTCTATTTCACAGCCGAATCTCCCTGTGTTCTTGAGCCGGATTAAAGCTGTGGCGAAAGTCTTCCTCGCCACCAACAGTGACTACAGCTACACAGAGGTGAGCTGCTACTCTATTACTCCTATTATatgaaagtaaagtaaagttgaCACTCAAAACGTATTTCCATCTTCCTCATCAAGGCCATTATGAACTACCTGCTTGAAAATAATCCCAACGTAAGACaatttgatgtttttctttgaataaCCAGAAAATGACACTTTCATTGAGCATCATTAACATCACTCTTCATCACCAGGCCGGAAGGGAGAAAAGGTCCTGGCGCTCCTTCTTCGACCTCATTGTGGTGGACACCAAAAAGCCTCTGTTCTTTGCAGAGGGGACAGTGCTGAGACAAGTGGACACGGTATGAAAGAAAAGACTAATTTCAGTACGATGCTTATATCCACGGGCGGGATTTCAATAATGTCGCATTTTGGGACGCAGGACACGGGAAAGCTTCGGATCGGGACGTACACCGGCGACCTCCATGCTGGAACCGTCTACTCCGGAGGTGAGATTCCATTAACTGTTTGGCCGTCTCATTTCGTCtggagcagaggtcttcaacagggggtcgaGGTACTGCCGGGGGGTCGCAAAAttgttttggttgataagacaattttcttttctttttttcaaccaattttttcCTGtcatgtcttcagaatcagaatcagaaatttgtatttatttattgtctttaaatacacattaacatgaatccaacgcAAAgcccaaaaataaaagatgttggACCAAACTCcatagaatagggggtccctgctccatcttgccatcagtttgggggacctcggcctgaaaaacgttgaagacccctgaagGTCTGGAGGTTTGGACGCAACGCataaacaaacagcagagaccAGACAAAGCGCCGTCTCTCGCAACGCTGACATAAATTGACACGGATCAAACCTTGCGTCTCGCAGGTTCTTCGGACCTTATCTGCGACCTGCTGGACGTCAAAGGCAAAGACATCCTCTACGTCGGCGACCACATCTTCGGCGACATCCTCAAATCCAAGAAGCGCCAGGGCTGGAGGACTTTCCTCGTGGTGCCGGAGCTCACCAAGGAGCTGCAGGTGTGGGACGAGAAGAAGGGTAAGAAGGAAGGCAGACGGGGTTGTTGTTGCCTACTTCGATCCCTTCGAAACTCTTGACGACTGTCTTGGTTTCACAGGTCTGTTTGAGGAGCTGAAACGTCTCGACGTCTTCTTGGCGGAACTCTACAAGTGAGTTACCCTGGTCCACTTACTTAAACAGCACTTATCGATCACGATTTGTCAATTATACCGTAACAGTATAAAACATAATACCATGTTTGGTCATTAGTTAAGTATGATTCATCATTTGTAAATCCTCACCTGCCGCAGTGCATGAAACCGAGGCATCATTGTGTAATAGTGATAAATAATTGATTCATTCtgagatattttaaatattctatTTACAATGTTATTGCCATTTAATCCAGATGCTCACTTTCTAGATCTATGAGACATTTACACGAAGCGGCGACTGAATTGTTGTTCTTTTGCCATCTGCAGGCACCTGGACAGCGGAAGTCAAGGGTGTCCCGACATCCGGACTATTCAGACCAGAATGAAGGTGAGCTCAATTTTCAAGctctttgttttctctggtTTCTGGAATTCATAAACACCGGGTTATTCAGAGACTCCAGGGGTTCAACACACAGCTTCAATGGAATATGAATTGAATATTGATCCAGCACATCTACACTTCACTCAGACGAAGGTTTGATCGTCTATTACATTTCACCCTTTTTGACACCTTTTGAAAGCCCAAATTACtgcatgaatgaataaattgGTGAATTAGATCATTAACAACTTTAGATCGCTGGTCCCTTTCCTTGTTCTTGTCCTGTCCCGTcgcccctttctctctctgcctccatgtTTGCAAAGTTCTCCCAATAAACTGTTGCCAGTTTACACTTCTAATTAAGTTCTCGCTGCAGGTTGTTGTCAGTCGAATGTggtattttaatgttttggaATTGAAAATGATGATGTGCAAAGCAGACATTGTGTGCGTCATTCAGGAAACTGAGACCACCTAGtgcttgttgtgtgtgtctgcaggtgctGACCTACAGGATGGACATGTCTTACGGCCAGATGGGCAGCCTGCTGCGCAGCGGCGCCAGACAGACGCTGTTTGGCAGCCAGCTGATGCGTTACGCGGATCTATACTCCTCCAACTGCATCAACCTGCTGCACTACCCCTTTAATTACCTCTTCATGGCTCCCCCAGTGCTGGTCAGCCCCCCGGGCCCtctcccacccacccacccacacatctGCACAGATAAACCAAAACTGTGTTCCATCCTAACTGAATCTCCCTCGTGGACTCTTTCAGATGCCCCACGAAGCGGCGGCGCAACACGCGGCCGACGTCGCCTCAGCAGAGCTCGCTCGCATCAACAACACGGCCATGATGGGCAGGAACTAAGGTCTGCATCGGCCTGTTTtcagaaggagaagaagtgtGAAGAGGAAATATGCAGATGACTCCTTTAATCGACGCAGGTGACCGTTTGCTCCGGCGCTTGTAGAAAAGCAGCAATATGACAAAAAGAAGACTAACATACTGCTCGACCTGGTGGATGTGAAGTGCTGTGTCATGCAACGATATCTGggagttttaaaagaaaaacactgtttcaGGATTACTGTATATAACAGTGTTAATATCTTGTTTGCTGTAGGGGTGCAGTGTGtacttttgatgtttttttgcagtGATTTTTAAGGTGTGactttatttgttgtttctgaataatatgaataaatcaTTCATACTATTCCTTTTCATTGAAATATAACCAAACATGCTGGTGTATATGCCATTTGGGAATATCCGTTATATTAACGGACATCCTCACTTAATACTTGTTACACCAGCTATTTAGtagcttttgggggggggggtgggggcattTATTTTGCAGTAGGTCCAATTTAAATTGGTCCCAGGGAGACTTGTGGATTAACCAGGATACCAGTTTGTAAAAACAGCTTTTCAAATGCAATGTTTCAGCATCATAAATTCCTTTCCTGTCTATTTTAACAGCTAGAAATCTAAAGACACGGCAATTTAAAACATGAAGaaataagatgttttttttactacatCTGCTGTCCACTGGATGGCAGAGAATCACCTCTCCAACAGACTCCGCTCAGCCCCATCGGCCGTGTGAGCTGGCTGAAAACCATGAACAAGTGAAAAACTGACTAAACAAAGATCTGTCTCTCAACAAATTATAACACAAATTACTGTTTAAACTTCAAAGCATTTACTAGAAAAAAAACGtaagaaatgtgtgtttaaaagcAACGAATACGGCAGTTTATCCACTGGCAGGATGAACTGCTGCTTGCTTTTGAATTAAACTAATCTTATTTTGGCCTTGTCATGTCCACAGACACCTGTGAGGTActaattgcacacacacacacacacacacacacacacacacacacacacacacacacacacacacacagtatctcTCACTTGTTCTCCCTTTTGGCTCTGACGGAACTGAACCTTTATCAAGAAAGAGCCGAGTGGaatttgtgtctctctctggtcgCTGCGGTATCAGTGCTCGCATGTGATCACCAAGAGGAAAAAGTGACGGTTGCTCTTGCAGGGCTGAAGAGTGCGTTTCCACTGAAGCTGTGTTATAGATGTGACCCGCATCTCACTCTGGAGAGAAAGTAATACAAATGTAGCATCGTTGTCATATCTGATATTGATGAAGCCTCCGCTGATGTCGGGAAAACACCTCAAACTTTGGCTTAAGCTCCTGTGAGGGAAGATCCTGAATTCCATTAATTGTGTTTTCTAAAGTGACAAGAATTCAAACAAGAAACAATTTTTAAATGCATACCGTTGTTTATGGATCCTTTGACATGAGTCATATAAATGTGTGAGAATATGTTCTTTTTACAAGTCTGCATTCATCTGTCATGTGTTATTTTCTCACCTGCTCTCCACTAGATCACGTGTATTTACTACTTCTCCACATAAACTGATGTTTTATGAAACATATAGTAACGCAAACTAGTCCACATGTGATTTAAACTGATTCTCTCCTAAGCGTCCTGTCCTGACGGCTCAGCTATAGAGTGGAGACGTTGAGGACGTCTGATTTGAGGCTGCGTGTCTTCGTTTTATCTCGTGAAACCAAATTGTTGCAGAAACCGTAGGAAACGACTTGTAGAGCCGCTCCTgacagactcacacagacattTAACGTACATTTACTGTGATGTCAGAGCCGCCGTCTTCTCTCATGCAGCGTATGAAGAAGTGTGACAAGGAtcagcttctctctgctgtgACTTAGTTTCCCCCACGTGTCACAGTGCAGAAATGTCTGCTTACTTTAAAATAATACAGTTTAATCACACTTTTGATGATGGTATTAAACATGAACTAGGAAGAGGAGGCTGTTTATCAGCAATGTAAAGGATTTGTGATATTAATTTCCACAGAGACGCATTTTcaaaattgtacattttctgtAGCGTTACATCCAACAGGCATATTGATGAATGTGACATTATTCTTTTTACAATTTCTCAAAATGCAGTTTGAACTTTATGAGTTCCTCAaggtttcaaaataaattggCCCGTGTTCGAATAACGTTTGCCTGCACATAATTGATGTATTGAGCTATGAAATCAGACTATTGAGTTTAATGAATCAAAACTGATCTGAGAACTGTAACGATGCACTCATTCACACTTAGATGATATATTGCTGAACCTAGTGGGCCGTTGTTAGGCCTGGAATTCAACAATATAATAGAActttaataacatttttatattcttgtttttttcatttttctaattatttaatgtaaaattcAGTTAGGCCTCAAGGTTCCTGATTGGCTATATCTGTGTCGCTTTCTTTTAGATCTTATAACcaaacaatttatttatttcaaacatgACCTTTtatttgttccccccccccccaaaaaagtgagGAACTGAAAACTTTAATTGAATCATCTTTATTCAGATAAAGGGTGTCAGAGAACAGTAACAGCGGTTTGTCCCTCATGAGGAATGTCACATAAACCACATatacttttattaaaaacacatttaactgaTATACATTTTACGTAAAAATCATGTACTTGAATgacagttttgtttttcctttttaaccaTCGTCTAACAGCGAATCAATCTGTGCCTTTAAAAAGCGTAATTAACTACCGTGTAACGAGAACACATCCGCCCAAGGACAATGGGGTCAATGACACGTCTcgaaaggaaagaaacaaaaacatttcctgcGCAGTTTCTTTTAATGCACTTAATGAAATGCAGATGCCGGTATTTCTGCACATTAAGAAGCGGCTGAGGAGAAAGCGCGGCTGACATGTTGGGTTTTCGTTGCAGGGTACTTGCTGCTCTACGCAGTGAGATAACTGCAGAAGCACCACCGTCCCCCATTCCACACATTCCAGGATTTCCCAGCAAGCATTGCAAGCAAGCCTAAACAAGTCACGTTCTTTACTCGGGGAGAATTTCACACAGTCGAGTGGCTGAGGTCTCCTTTTTGCCTTCCCCTCAAGAGTGCAATCACATTAATGCACTTTTCCATCTTCTAAAAATCAAAAGaacacctttttttaattttgtttttaaaatccacacagacacaccggcTTTTACACCACAAACCACTTCCACCTGAAACAAGAATTTGCAGCATGTACCCGAACGAGTTTTGTCCTCTTTCGTTTTTTTGGACATAGTGACTTATGTCCTCCCGTTGCACCTCGCAACAGCAAACTGGACCGTGTGGTTAAACATTCCcacccgggggggagggggagggtccaCCGACAgtcatcaaaacaaacaaacctctttACTCGCTTGCCTTATGGTCCAAACACGAGGCGCGCGCACAGGAGCAGGGACACCTAATCTCAACACAGAAaggaaaagacacacagaggagaaggcacaaggcgaaggggggggggggggggggggcttgctcCCTACATTCCTCCCtaacctcccctccccccgtcgaCCTGCTGCAACGGAGGAtgctcaaaaacacacattgaccTCACCCGcccactttttttcccccttccctTCTCCATCTGCTTATTTTACCACGACGCACACCGTCGCACACCGACGCAGTGTTTGGCGTGACGACAAAACGACAAACAGGTGAAGACCAGGAGCGCAGCGGAATGGCCGCCGCTAAGAAACGAACGACTGTGAGGTTGTCGGAGAACGCTTTCGCTAGAACACTCTTTAAGATCCAGCGAAAAGTTTAGGGTAAGTCGTGACCTATTGATCGGCCCTCCCGGCGGTCACTTCGCATAATGAGCCgtgttgtaaaataaaacatggcCGACTGATTACTTCAAATCAATGCAGCCACCACACGAgatggacaaaacaaaacagaaaatcaaTCCCACGGTTTGGCCAAAGGCGTTATGCCATTTGTTCTCTTCCCTTCGGAAAAAACTGGCGCCCGTTCGACGCGCTCGTGTCCTGTGAAATTTCGGTCGCGAGCCGCTACTCGGCCTCCAATGTGCGTCGACTCTTCTGTGTAAACACAGAAGTGGGTAAACAGTttagggtggagggggggttagCGCCGCGCCACCACCTGCTGTCAGTCATCGGCTCCACTCTCCACACAAACCCATTTGAAACGGGGCCCTTTAGCAGCAGTTTAGTGTGAGCTGGGGGCCAAATGCTATGACAATACTATTGCACTGCTAGAATGGATGGTACAGTAGTGCAACATTGTCAAAGCAGCTGACCTCAGCATGTGTCAGCGCGTGGACGTGGGGACGGCCCGTCCTCGCTGCCAAACTCCAATTGCATTTAAATAAGCAACGgtgctgtttgtttggatgaaatggggtggggggggggggggtgacaaaagaaacgaaaaaagaaagacgtgggtgttgacattttaattgaattgaagtaAGCGTGCTAAAAACCGGAAATGTAAAGTTCAGATCACGTGTTTAACCGTTTAAATCTGCTACAAAATAAAGAACAGCAACAAATGGAAGATTGTTTTCGGGCCTGATGATTCCATGTTTCAGGTTACGTGTGGAGGCGTTTCAGGTGTGTCTCTGTTCCATCAGCCAATGCCCTTTTAATATTGCACTGCTCATCTCAATGTCCAGTAGTGCAAGAGGAAAAGGGCAGTGGACAACAACACCAAACACCATCAGACTATAAACCCCCAGAgtgtacttttattttggaagCATCAGAACTTGTTAATCaaactgacaaaacaaaaaaacagccttttttttttaccgcacTACGACAGAGGGacattttcagttttaacaATCTAACCGTCCAGAGGTGGAGTTTAACTTCCTAAATTAAGCAGCATTGGTTACTCTCTCCCTGGGAGACTGGGTACTTCCCAGCATGTGGGCTCATACTATTCTCTCCAGTGAATGACGTGCATTCTAATTTTGGGGGAGacaagagaggaggggaggaggaggaggggggaggcaaaCTCCCAAAGACTTCGATAACTACACGTTGCCCTCTCCGTACCTGATCTATCAAATACATGATGTACTTTTAGTAGTAGAACGCACGCAGAGCACCGCCGcatttaaacaaatacaaaacacaattttttcAACCAAAAACTTAAAAAGTGCATCTCCCCTTTTTCCGGGGAAACGACTCAACGAGCTTGTAGCAACACATCAAAGCCTCGAAGGTCCCGCAAGTCTGCACAATCAACGCGTCGTTACACAACATACTTTACCACGAGAGGGACAAAAAAGGGGGGGAATCTCTCCGGCAGCACGCAGCTCTCTCGTGTCGGTCCCATCACTCCCATAAAGGTTGcgggttttgttgttgttgttgttgttgttgctgttttgttACCTGTTCGTGGGCGCTTTTCTTCGCGGTGCATCACCGTGTGCGGCCTCGGCGCACGTTAGAAGCAACGCATTCACCCTCGGAGACACATTGCACTACGgtaacccccccaacacacacacacacatacacgcacacacacacgcgcgcacgcacacacacacacacaaacaaaagagggAGGAGCAGGATCCGTCTGTCCTGGTCAAGTTTTGGAGCGAGCTTCCAGATGGACTCTTAACTCTCGTGACAGTTTCCTGCGCCTCgattgctttaaaaacaaaaacacaacaaacaacaaaacacacgcacaacaaaaCAGCCGTTGCGTGTCGACCTGCGCAACTTCCAAGTTTGTGCGGGGCTCCTGACAATTTacgcaaaaaagaagaagaaaaaaaaaacggctccTACTCACAGCGGacaccctcaccccctcctcctcccactcctcctcctcctcttcctcctgctcctcctcctcctccctctgcacaaccacctcctccaccagaatCACGAATAGTATCGAGCCAAGGGAGGGACAATCCGTTACGGGCCAAAAAGAGAAGGGAAAAAGTTGTCGGTCAAACAAAGAGGAGCCACCCTCCCTCCGCCAAACACCCGCGTTCGAGTCCCGCCGCTTCGTGGATTCGCGTCGTCGCCGCTGAAAGACGCCGCGAgcgcaaaaaaagaaagagagccaACGTGCGCCGCGCAAAGACTCCGCAGGGAggaaacgaaaaaaaaaaaagcagaagaaggaaaaaaaaaaaaatcgcaaGTCTTCGCGCACTAGCACACGGCCTCTCGGATCCGGACTCCATCTTTGACTAGTTGACATTCAGAGGCTGCCGGAGCGGATTCCTCGCTTTGCATGCCTCCCGCTGATTGGCCTCTTCCTGCGCTAGTCTTTGCCATGTGAGGAGCCATTGGTTCGCTTTCGGCGTGTTCAACATTTGCAGCGCGCGCGGGATTGGCTGCGCGCGGGGGAAGCGTCACACCGCACGACGAATACCTGATTAACTGTGTCCCATTCACAAATTTCTCACCCTTGCCgccaccccctccacctcccccacccctcctacccctcCCCCTTTCCGCACCCAGCTCATCTGGATACTTGACcactaattattttatttactttttggcGCAAAAAAACCCTTTGTGCAAGGGGATTATAATTAGCGTCTAATTGACATCCGGAGGGAAAGTACTGCTTTTCACCCGTTCAAATATGGACTAAACCCGGTTTATCGTTTCTCATGAAGGCAGCGGACCAGGCCTCGTTGTAGAGATTTATTTAAAAGAGTCCATCTTAATATAATTACAGAACCGCGGAGGCGCAGTTG comes from the Gasterosteus aculeatus chromosome 14, fGasAcu3.hap1.1, whole genome shotgun sequence genome and includes:
- the LOC120832250 gene encoding cytosolic purine 5'-nucleotidase isoform X1 → MDSDPSVSPDAPKVKRTFDQMVFVNRSVTMEDIQCYGFDMDYTMAVYKSPDYESLGFEMIRDRMVSVGYPHELLRYTYDPSFPTRGLVIDTAFGNLLKVDSNGNILVCSHGFRFLKGVDVHLYYPNKFIQRDNTDRFHTLNTLFNLSETYFYSCLVDFFTRCNRYTNLLKGFQHGDLFMSYRSMFQDVRDTVDFIHDTGILKERTIKNMEKYVIRDPNLPVFLSRIKAVAKVFLATNSDYSYTEAIMNYLLENNPNAGREKRSWRSFFDLIVVDTKKPLFFAEGTVLRQVDTDTGKLRIGTYTGDLHAGTVYSGGSSDLICDLLDVKGKDILYVGDHIFGDILKSKKRQGWRTFLVVPELTKELQVWDEKKGLFEELKRLDVFLAELYKHLDSGSQGCPDIRTIQTRMKVLTYRMDMSYGQMGSLLRSGARQTLFGSQLMRYADLYSSNCINLLHYPFNYLFMAPPVLMPHEAAAQHAADVASAELARINNTAMMGRN
- the LOC120832250 gene encoding cytosolic purine 5'-nucleotidase isoform X2, whose translation is MDSDPSVSPDAPKVKRTFDQMVFVNRSVTMEDIQCYGFDMDYTMAVYKSPDYESLGFEMIRDRMVSVGYPHELLRYTYDPSFPTRGLVIDTAFGNLLKVDSNGNILVCSHGFRFLKGVDVHLYYPNKFIQRDNTDRFHTLNTLFNLSETYFYSCLVDFFTRCNRYTNLLKGFQHGDLFMSYRSMFQDVRDTVDFIHDTGILKERTIKNMEKYVIRDPNLPVFLSRIKAVAKVFLATNSDYSYTEAIMNYLLENNPNAGREKRSWRSFFDLIVVDTKKPLFFAEGTVLRQVDTDTGKLRIGTYTGDLHAGTVYSGGSSDLICDLLDVKGKDILYVGDHIFGDILKSKKRQGWRTFLVVPELTKELQVWDEKKGLFEELKRLDVFLAELYKHLDSGSQGCPDIRTIQTRMKCLLCVSAGADLQDGHVLRPDGQPAAQRRQTDAVWQPADALRGSILLQLHQPAALPL